From one Salmo salar chromosome ssa09, Ssal_v3.1, whole genome shotgun sequence genomic stretch:
- the LOC106613039 gene encoding LOW QUALITY PROTEIN: hypermethylated in cancer 1 protein-like (The sequence of the model RefSeq protein was modified relative to this genomic sequence to represent the inferred CDS: inserted 3 bases in 2 codons), protein MIIKGDLDRMAEEIGHPGGGLTTMLHAMEVPSHARHLLLQLNTQRTKGFLCDVIIVVQNALFRAHKNILAASSLYLKSLVVHDNLINLDHEMVSPGVFRVILDYIYTGRLTEGDPSSPTEPNLGSVLAAASYLQLLDLVALCKKKMRRNGKYPLRPTPAFLPYGKMGPNSLGLGEGGRYRVSTPVIQSCYPGGVVNTHTPRAPPVEELPPHPHATHAGELYAPTSSQGPQVFPSTPSALPAQPSLRPAHSDRNCSPIYGLDLSKKSPNSQSQNTPSHPHLAHALPHHDEEREGGLSGRTSPMLGNNGGAYPTEKMETADQAGSLPPHSYPHLNKPLGPHLPHLHRSSSQGPDHYPCPLSPDTPTEAGVPSREMGNIYRWVKHEPLSYTAEDEEDDEDEEEGGGNGDQDHQHHNHHHKAGEESDDRYRRVGCNGEDEKSGSGSEGTGSSEGRPSPTGAMGRFHLPYEPESFGDNLYVCIPCDKGFPSSEQLNAHVETHTEEELYSGXEMGISNPQNNSSNGNGSMNSLEGKSSQSLTPGVLGEIIRPYRCNSCEKSYKDPATLRQHEKTHWLTRPYPCSICGKKFTQRGTMTRHMRSHLGLKPFACDHCGMRFTRQYRLTEHMRIHSGEKPYECQVCGGKFAQQRNLISHMKMHSSGXGGGALTADGKLKLDFAEGIYPLSKYAAEHLGLKQEKASELLAEHAMESLFPLSKLAAEHLRFSHHDKMDVLGVQALPPPPGSLSDSHSHTIERYSPS, encoded by the exons GTGGCGGTCTGACGACGATGCTCCATGCCATGGAAGTCCCAAGTCATGCTAGACACCTCCTCCTGCAACTCAACACCCAGCGCACCAAGGGCTTCCTGTGTGATGTCATCATCGTGGTGCAGAACGCGTTGTTCCGAGCCCACAAGAATATTCTGGCCGCCAGCAGCCTGTACCTGAAGTCCTTGGTCGTCCATGACAACCTCATCAACCTAGACCACGAGATGGTGAGTCCCGGGGTGTTCCGGGTCATTCTAGACTACATCTACACGGGCCGTCTGACCGAGGGAGACCCCAGCTCCCCAACAGAGCCCAACCTGGGGTCCGTGCTGGCTGCAGCTAGCTATCTGCAGCTGCTGGACTTAGTGGCGTTGTGTAAGAAGAAGATGAGGAGAAATGGGAAGTACCCTCTCCGCCCCACTCCTGCCTTTCTGCCCTATGGGAAGATGGGCCCCAATAGTTTGGGTTTAGGGGAAGGGGGCAGGTATCGGGTGTCCACCCCTGTTATTCAGTCCTGCTACCCAGGGGGAGTTGTGAACACCCACACGCCCCGCGCCCCGCCAGTAGAGGAGCTGCCGCCCCACCCCCATGCCACCCATGCAGGGGAGTTGTATGCCCCCACCTCCTCTCAGGGCCCTCAGGTGTTCCCCTCCACACCCTCAGCCCTGCCTGCCCAGCCCAGCCTGCGCCCAGCCCACTCTGACAGAAACTGCTCCCCCATCTATGGCCTGGACCTCTCCAAGAAGAGCCCGAACTCCCAGTCCCAGAACACTCCCTCCCACCCCCACCTGGCTCACGCCTTGCCCCACCACGATGAGGAGCGGGAGGGGGGGCTGAGCGGCCGCACCAGCCCAATGCTGGGGAACAATGGCGGGGCCTACCCCACAGAGAAGATGGAGACGGCTGATCAGGCTGGGTCTCTCCCACCTCACTCTTACCCCCACCTTAATAAGCCCCTGGGGCCCCACCTGCCCCACCTCCACCGCTCCAGCTCCCAAGGTCCAGACCACTACCCCTGCCCCCTCAGCCCCGACACCCCCACAGAGGCTGGAGTGCCCAGCAGGGAGATGGGCAACATCTACCGCTGGGTGAAGCATGAGCCACTGTCTTACACAGCTGAGGAtgaagaggatgatgaggatgaggaagaAGGGGGTGGAAACGGAGACCAAGACCACCAGCATCACAACCACCATCACAAAGCAGGGGAGGAGAGCGATGATCGCTACCGTAGGGTGGGCTGTAATGGGGAGGATGAGAAGAGTGGCTCAGGCAGTGAGGGGACAGGCAGTAGTGAGGGTCGACCATCACCCACAGGGGCCATGGGGAGGTTCCACCTACCCTACGAGCCTGAGAGCTTTGGGGACAACCTGTACGTGTGCATCCCCTGTGACAAGGGCTTCCCCAGCTCTGAGCAGCTCAATGCCCACGTGGAGACCCACACAGAGGAGGAGCTGTACTCTG GGGAGATGGGCATCAGCAACCCCCAAAACAACAGTAGCAACGGTAATGGCAGCATGAACAGCCTGGAGGGGAAGTCCAGCCAGAGCCTAACGCCTGGGGTCCTGGGGGAGATCATCAGACCCTATCGCTGTAACTCCTGTGAGAAGTCCTACAAGGACCCGGCCACGCTTCGCCAGCACGAGAAGACCCACTGGCTGACAAGGCCCTACCCCTGCAGCATCTGTGGCAAGAAGTTCACCCAGCGCGGCACCATGACCCGCCACATGCGCAGCCACCTGGGACTCAAGCCCTTTGCATGCGACCACTGCGGCATGCGCTTCACCCGCCAGTACCGCCTCACAGAGCACATGCGCATCCACTCCGGGGAGAAGCCCTACGAGTGTCAGGTGTGCGGGGGCAAGTTCGCCCAGCAGCGCAACCTCATCAGCCACATGAAGATGCACAGCAGTGG GGGCGGAGGGGCTCTGACGGCCGACGGCAAGCTGAAGCTGGACTTTGCGGAGGGGATTTACCCCCTGAGTAAATATGCAGCAGAGCACCTGGGGCTGAAGCAGGAGAAGGCCTCTGAGCTGCTGGCAGAGCATGCCATGGAGAGCCTGTTCCCGCTGTCCAAACTGGCAGCAGAACACCTGCGTTTCAGCCACCATGACAAGATGGATGTCCTGGGGGTCCAGGCCCTGCCCCCTCCCCCAGGGTCCCTCTCTGATTCCCACTCTCATACCATTGAACGCTACTCCCCCAGCTAA